Part of the Deinococcota bacterium genome is shown below.
TCTGCTTTACCGACCACATGCCCATGCCGCCCTGGTACGACGCGCCCTGGCGCATGAGCGAGGACGAGTTGGACCTCTATATCGACCTTCTCGAGGCGCTCAGGCGCGACTACGCAGGTCGCCTCGAGATCCGCATCGGCCTCGAGGCCGATTACCATCCCGGCACCGAAGGCTTCGTCGAGCGCGTCTTGGGGCTCTACCCCTGGGACTACATAATCGGCAGCGTCCACTACCTGGGCGCCTGGGGCCTGGACAACCCGGCCTATGCCGCCGAGTATGAAGCGCGCGAACTGGCGGGCATCTACCGCGACTACTTCACGCTCTGCGCCCAGGCCGCCGAGACCGGGCTCTTTCACAGCGTCGGCCATCTGGACCTGCCCAAGAAGTTCGGGCACGTCTTGCCGGATGGCGGCCTCGAGCTGGCCCGGCCCGCCCTGGCGCGCATGGCCGCTTGCGGCGTCGCCCTGGACCTAAACACCGCGGGCTGGCGCAAACCCGTCCAGCAGGCCTACCCGCACCCCAGCCTGCTGGCGGCCGCGCGGGAGCTTGGCCTCGGCGTCGTCTTGGGCAGCGACGCGCACAAGCCCGCGGAGGTCGGCCACCGCTTCGCGGACGCGCTGGCCCTGGCGCAGAGCGCGGGCTACCGCGAGCGGCTCGAGTTTCGTGCCGGTCAGCCGCTCGCCGTCCTGCTCTAAAAGGACGAC
Proteins encoded:
- a CDS encoding histidinol-phosphatase HisJ family protein, whose product is MDSHVHTPLCRHASGSPRAYLEQALRLGHRSLCFTDHMPMPPWYDAPWRMSEDELDLYIDLLEALRRDYAGRLEIRIGLEADYHPGTEGFVERVLGLYPWDYIIGSVHYLGAWGLDNPAYAAEYEARELAGIYRDYFTLCAQAAETGLFHSVGHLDLPKKFGHVLPDGGLELARPALARMAACGVALDLNTAGWRKPVQQAYPHPSLLAAARELGLGVVLGSDAHKPAEVGHRFADALALAQSAGYRERLEFRAGQPLAVLL